One genomic segment of Methanococcus voltae PS includes these proteins:
- the cfbA gene encoding sirohydrochlorin nickelochelatase, translating to MEALVLVGHGSKLPYSKQTVTEVADKIRAKGQFEVVEVGMMEFNHPTIPEAIQKVIDMGYKKIVVTPVFLAPGNHTERDIPTILGLLDEECHDENCDCHNHGHAHSHEHGHDHAHGHAHSHGDPMDIPEDVEIIYRKPMGADDRVIDIVLDRAKGL from the coding sequence ATGGAAGCATTAGTTTTGGTTGGTCATGGTAGTAAGCTCCCTTACTCCAAACAAACAGTTACAGAAGTTGCAGATAAAATTAGGGCAAAAGGACAATTTGAAGTTGTAGAAGTTGGTATGATGGAATTTAACCACCCAACAATTCCAGAAGCAATTCAAAAAGTTATAGATATGGGCTACAAAAAAATCGTTGTAACACCGGTATTTTTAGCACCGGGAAACCACACTGAAAGAGACATTCCTACAATATTAGGTCTTTTAGATGAAGAATGCCACGACGAAAACTGTGACTGTCATAACCACGGTCACGCACACAGCCATGAACACGGTCACGACCATGCTCACGGTCACGCACACAGCCATGGAGACCCTATGGATATCCCAGAAGACGTTGAAATAATCTACAGAAAACCAATGGGTGCAGATGATAGAGTTATTGATATCGTTTTAGATAGAGCAAAAGGATTATAA
- a CDS encoding TRC40/GET3/ArsA family transport-energizing ATPase, which yields MVFSKIKNSLKGITSKKLDKEDGTTKYIMFGGKGGVGKTTMSAATGIYCAEQGLKTVIVSTDPAHSLKDSFEQQFGHEPTKVNGFDNLYVVEIDPEAAMDQYKDKLKNQMDENPMMGGMLEEQLEMASLAPGTDESAAFDVFLKYMDGNEFDVVVFDTAPTGHTLRFLGLPEIMDKYMTKMIKFKKQMSGMMKMMKKFMPFGGDNEDVDYDKALEEMEVMKAKITKARKIMADPDRTSFRLVVIPEEMSILESERAMKSLDKYKIPVDAVVVNQVIPADVECSFCKARRGLQETRLAMIEEKFGSKVLAQLELLKTEAKGVETLREISHKIYGEEEAQTEEVKA from the coding sequence TTGGTATTCTCCAAGATAAAAAATTCTTTAAAAGGAATTACCTCAAAAAAATTAGATAAAGAAGATGGAACAACAAAATACATCATGTTCGGTGGAAAAGGTGGTGTTGGTAAGACCACAATGAGTGCCGCAACAGGTATTTACTGTGCTGAACAAGGTTTAAAAACTGTAATTGTATCAACAGACCCTGCGCACTCATTGAAAGACAGTTTTGAGCAACAATTTGGTCACGAACCTACAAAAGTAAACGGATTCGATAACTTATATGTTGTAGAGATTGACCCTGAAGCAGCAATGGACCAATATAAAGATAAATTAAAAAATCAAATGGACGAAAACCCAATGATGGGCGGAATGTTAGAAGAGCAATTAGAAATGGCTTCTTTAGCTCCAGGTACTGACGAAAGTGCAGCATTTGATGTATTTTTAAAATATATGGATGGAAATGAATTTGACGTCGTTGTATTCGATACAGCACCAACAGGTCACACATTAAGATTTTTAGGCTTACCTGAAATCATGGACAAATACATGACAAAAATGATTAAGTTTAAAAAGCAAATGAGTGGCATGATGAAAATGATGAAAAAATTCATGCCTTTCGGTGGCGATAACGAAGATGTCGACTATGATAAAGCTTTAGAAGAAATGGAAGTAATGAAAGCAAAAATTACGAAAGCAAGGAAAATCATGGCAGACCCTGACAGAACTTCATTTAGATTAGTAGTAATCCCTGAAGAAATGAGTATTTTAGAAAGTGAGAGAGCAATGAAGTCACTTGATAAGTACAAAATACCAGTTGACGCAGTTGTTGTAAACCAAGTAATCCCTGCAGATGTTGAATGTAGCTTCTGTAAAGCAAGAAGAGGATTACAAGAAACCAGATTAGCAATGATTGAAGAGAAATTCGGCAGTAAAGTTTTAGCACAATTGGAATTGTTAAAAACAGAAGCAAAAGGTGTTGAAACCTTAAGAGAAATTTCACACAAAATATACGGCGAAGAAGAAGCTCAAACTGAAGAAGTAAAAGCATAA
- a CDS encoding DUF116 domain-containing protein: MDILGFGIQSLGIVSLIILFVFSTILTLAIFLGYVLMKRGIILLPRVSLYILNNYYPILLKFFLWIGTEYSFYNVAIDFYNKYYREKFLKSKRKVLILPHCLRDLECPAKLGKDGIKCVHCKKCPLGDLIKAGEECGYIATYIVPGSTFMKRLLRECKPDGIFAVACHIDLFMGMNGVSKLGIPVQGVLLLKDGCVCTMVDKEEVIRKLKESCNKENS, translated from the coding sequence ATGGATATATTAGGATTTGGAATTCAATCATTAGGTATTGTATCATTAATTATATTATTTGTCTTTAGTACTATACTTACTTTAGCAATTTTTCTAGGCTATGTACTAATGAAAAGAGGGATTATATTATTGCCTAGAGTTTCATTATATATATTAAATAACTATTACCCCATACTTTTAAAATTTTTCCTATGGATTGGTACGGAATATAGTTTCTATAATGTAGCAATAGATTTTTATAATAAATACTATCGCGAAAAATTCTTAAAATCTAAACGAAAAGTTTTAATATTGCCGCATTGCTTAAGGGACTTAGAATGCCCAGCAAAACTTGGAAAAGATGGTATTAAATGCGTACACTGTAAAAAATGTCCTCTGGGTGACTTAATAAAAGCAGGCGAGGAGTGCGGTTATATAGCTACTTATATTGTGCCAGGCTCTACTTTTATGAAACGTTTGCTTAGGGAATGTAAGCCCGATGGTATATTCGCAGTTGCTTGCCACATAGATTTATTCATGGGTATGAATGGGGTTTCTAAGTTAGGTATACCAGTCCAAGGTGTCTTACTACTAAAGGATGGTTGTGTATGTACTATGGTGGACAAAGAGGAAGTTATACGTAAATTAAAAGAATCTTGTAACAAAGAAAATTCATAA
- the comB gene encoding 2-phosphosulfolactate phosphatase, whose product MSVNIYIDHNFYDNNAYGYENHSDNNKSDECCVDDSYNPNSQISSEDNVLNKNPNELVYITKSGDLTKLDHVSQYAPLSGDNRIDYSNYCAIVIDVLRASTTISTLLELYDKVYITDSIEKTMNFPNSIKMGERNGIKIDEFDYGNSPVEILKDKNKITEFAKNGGNLVLTTTNGTRVLNSIISDDIYMGSINNAEAVAKEVYNTAVKKDKDIVLIPCHRCGDFAIEDYIGAALIVENILKIPGNKITKQLEQLIPLRSTIKFDWKNTILNSKSGQGLRDKGYPYDVLYSVQENIYDNVGKYNQKENYVYRV is encoded by the coding sequence ATGAGTGTAAATATATATATTGACCATAATTTTTATGATAATAACGCCTACGGCTATGAAAATCATTCTGATAATAATAAATCAGATGAATGTTGTGTAGATGACTCCTATAACCCTAATTCCCAAATATCTTCAGAAGACAACGTTTTAAATAAAAATCCTAACGAGTTAGTATATATAACTAAATCAGGGGATTTGACTAAGTTAGACCATGTTTCACAATATGCGCCCCTCAGCGGGGATAATCGAATAGATTATTCCAACTATTGTGCAATTGTAATCGACGTATTAAGAGCCTCCACAACTATATCTACATTATTAGAATTATACGATAAAGTATATATAACAGATAGTATCGAAAAAACTATGAATTTCCCCAATTCTATCAAAATGGGGGAGAGAAATGGCATTAAAATAGACGAATTTGACTACGGAAATTCTCCCGTGGAAATATTAAAAGATAAAAATAAAATTACCGAATTTGCAAAAAATGGGGGTAATTTAGTACTTACCACTACAAATGGTACTCGAGTTTTGAATAGCATAATTTCAGATGATATTTATATGGGTTCTATAAATAACGCTGAAGCAGTTGCAAAAGAAGTATACAATACTGCAGTCAAAAAAGACAAAGATATCGTATTGATTCCGTGTCATAGGTGTGGTGATTTTGCAATAGAAGATTATATAGGTGCTGCGTTGATTGTAGAAAATATATTAAAAATTCCGGGAAATAAAATAACAAAACAATTAGAACAATTGATACCACTTAGAAGTACTATAAAATTTGACTGGAAAAATACAATATTAAATTCAAAATCCGGACAAGGTTTAAGAGATAAAGGGTATCCTTACGATGTACTGTATTCTGTTCAAGAAAATATATATGATAATGTTGGCAAATATAATCAAAAAGAGAATTATGTGTACAGAGTATAA
- a CDS encoding sodium:solute symporter family protein gives MLYILAILLYIAMIGFVAYISKNKIKGFSDFFLGGRSVNPWMSAFSYGTAYFSAVLFIGYAGKIGWGFGMSALWIVLGNALLGCYLAWGILGKKTREMTQRLNISTMPEFLEIRYNNKKLKAVTSFIIFLFLVPYSASVYKGLGYLFEQIFGIPTIYVLLLMTTLTGLYLYFGGFVAATLADFIQGIIMLIGVALMLFFVVGTSTVGGIDNVIPALYSISPQLVDPVGPPGFVALASLVILTSLGTWGLPQMIHKFYTIKDEKSVKCAKWVSTFFALIISFGAYFMGVLGRLFFPTAPPTYMGLPTFDMIIPTMVDTALPNWVAAIILVLVLSASMSTLASLVLASSSAVVVDFLKEMKPNITGTELMKTMRIVCLMFVILSFILAIFPTPIISLAALSWGLVSGCLLAPYALGLYWRGTTVKGVWAGIITALVVMLGGSAVVGLNSSLIPTLSAISIVLPIFVVYFVSLFTKKMDKRYLDYIYDTGFNSENKNNDNRNGNGNDFNLENHEIPEKVNIRYKKIDNKE, from the coding sequence ATGTTATACATATTAGCAATTTTATTATATATTGCAATGATTGGATTTGTTGCATACATTAGTAAAAACAAAATAAAAGGATTTTCTGACTTTTTCCTTGGCGGTCGTTCCGTTAATCCGTGGATGTCTGCATTTTCATACGGTACTGCATACTTTTCAGCGGTTTTATTTATCGGATATGCTGGAAAAATTGGATGGGGCTTTGGTATGTCTGCCCTATGGATTGTATTAGGTAATGCTTTATTAGGTTGTTACTTAGCTTGGGGTATATTGGGCAAAAAAACAAGAGAAATGACCCAAAGGCTTAATATATCAACCATGCCTGAGTTTTTAGAAATTAGATATAATAATAAAAAATTAAAGGCCGTTACATCGTTTATAATATTTTTATTTTTGGTTCCGTATTCTGCTTCTGTTTATAAAGGTTTGGGGTATTTATTTGAACAAATATTTGGTATTCCAACGATATATGTGTTATTGTTAATGACCACACTTACAGGATTATATTTATACTTTGGAGGATTTGTTGCTGCTACTTTAGCGGACTTTATACAAGGTATTATCATGCTAATAGGTGTAGCGTTGATGTTATTCTTTGTAGTTGGCACTTCAACAGTTGGTGGAATTGATAACGTTATTCCTGCACTATATTCTATAAGTCCGCAACTAGTAGACCCCGTTGGACCTCCAGGATTTGTAGCATTGGCTTCATTGGTAATTCTTACAAGTTTAGGTACCTGGGGTTTACCTCAAATGATACATAAATTCTATACGATAAAAGATGAAAAATCTGTAAAATGTGCTAAATGGGTATCCACATTCTTTGCATTAATTATTAGCTTTGGAGCATACTTTATGGGTGTTTTGGGCAGGTTATTCTTCCCTACTGCGCCACCAACATATATGGGATTACCAACTTTCGATATGATTATACCTACCATGGTAGATACAGCATTACCTAATTGGGTAGCTGCAATAATATTGGTATTGGTTCTTTCAGCTTCAATGTCTACGCTAGCTTCTTTAGTTCTTGCTTCAAGTTCTGCGGTAGTCGTAGATTTCTTAAAAGAGATGAAACCAAACATTACAGGTACTGAATTAATGAAAACTATGAGAATAGTTTGCCTTATGTTTGTAATCTTATCCTTTATATTAGCGATATTCCCTACACCAATTATATCATTAGCTGCACTATCATGGGGTTTAGTCTCTGGATGTTTACTTGCACCTTACGCTCTTGGTCTTTATTGGAGAGGAACAACTGTAAAAGGAGTATGGGCAGGTATTATAACAGCATTAGTTGTTATGCTAGGAGGTTCTGCGGTTGTAGGACTAAACAGTTCGTTAATACCTACATTAAGTGCTATATCTATAGTATTGCCTATCTTTGTAGTTTATTTCGTTAGTTTATTTACTAAAAAGATGGATAAAAGATATTTGGACTACATATATGATACAGGATTTAACTCGGAAAATAAAAACAACGATAATAGAAATGGAAATGGAAATGATTTTAATTTAGAAAATCATGAAATACCTGAAAAAGTAAATATTAGATATAAAAAAATAGATAATAAGGAATAA
- a CDS encoding phenylacetate--CoA ligase family protein codes for MSEIKIWDEVEKLDRKEIKKIQISKLKETVKRAYENVPLYKEKFDKIGLKPEDIQTLDDLKKIPFTEKDDFRQNYPFRMFAVPKKEIVRIHASSGTTGKPTVVGYTRKDMDTWTNLVARMITQAGVTDEDTVQIAFGYGLFTGGFGLHYGMERVGASVIPMSSGNTKKQIMIMKDFGTTVLVSTPSYALHMAEVAEEMGIDPKKDLNIKFGLFGGEGCSEDARREIEKKWGLLATENYGMSELIGPGVAGECVYQCGMHIAEDHFIPEIINPETGEVLPEGETGELVVTSLSKEALPVLRYRTKDITSLTSETCKCGRKSVRMSKIKGRTDDMMVIRGVNVFPSQIETVLSDVKEIGPHYEIIVTTKGHLDQIAINVELSDSNLLESYGCLEKLSKSIEHKLKTVLGLGIKVNLVNPKTLERFEGKAKRIKDLRNIKE; via the coding sequence ATGTCTGAAATTAAAATATGGGATGAAGTGGAAAAATTAGATAGGAAAGAAATAAAAAAAATACAGATTTCTAAATTAAAAGAAACTGTAAAAAGAGCTTATGAAAATGTTCCACTTTATAAAGAAAAATTTGATAAAATTGGACTTAAACCTGAAGATATACAAACGTTGGACGATTTAAAAAAGATTCCCTTTACTGAAAAAGATGATTTCAGGCAAAATTATCCTTTTAGAATGTTTGCAGTCCCTAAAAAAGAAATTGTTAGAATTCACGCATCTTCTGGAACTACGGGTAAACCTACCGTAGTTGGATATACTAGAAAAGATATGGATACTTGGACCAATTTAGTTGCAAGAATGATTACACAGGCGGGCGTAACTGATGAAGATACTGTTCAGATTGCTTTTGGATACGGTCTTTTTACAGGTGGATTTGGTTTACATTATGGTATGGAGAGAGTAGGCGCTTCAGTTATACCAATGTCGAGTGGAAACACGAAAAAACAAATTATGATTATGAAAGACTTCGGAACAACTGTATTGGTAAGTACCCCTTCTTACGCATTGCATATGGCAGAAGTTGCTGAAGAAATGGGAATCGACCCTAAAAAAGATTTAAACATTAAATTTGGTTTATTTGGGGGGGAAGGTTGTTCAGAAGATGCTAGGCGAGAAATAGAAAAAAAATGGGGCTTATTAGCTACTGAAAACTATGGTATGAGCGAATTAATTGGTCCGGGTGTTGCTGGGGAATGTGTTTACCAATGTGGCATGCACATTGCGGAAGACCATTTTATACCTGAAATTATCAATCCTGAAACTGGCGAAGTATTACCTGAAGGAGAAACCGGTGAATTGGTTGTAACAAGTTTATCAAAAGAAGCTCTCCCGGTATTGAGATACAGAACCAAAGATATCACAAGTTTAACATCTGAAACTTGTAAATGCGGTAGAAAAAGCGTTAGAATGTCTAAAATTAAAGGAAGAACTGATGATATGATGGTTATTAGAGGAGTAAATGTATTCCCATCACAAATTGAAACAGTTTTATCCGATGTAAAAGAAATAGGACCGCATTATGAAATTATTGTAACTACAAAAGGTCACCTTGACCAGATTGCAATTAATGTAGAACTTTCGGACAGCAACCTTCTTGAAAGCTATGGTTGTTTAGAAAAACTTAGTAAATCTATAGAACATAAGCTTAAAACAGTTCTTGGCTTAGGGATTAAGGTAAACCTTGTAAACCCTAAAACACTTGAGAGATTTGAAGGTAAAGCTAAAAGAATCAAAGATTTAAGAAATATAAAAGAATAA
- a CDS encoding Bax inhibitor-1/YccA family protein: MKSSNPVFGAHAMERYRQLAGSTSSMPITEQMTINGSINKIFILTIFLIGSAVISWTLYASQPGFAGLLGMGGIIVGFILALIISFKNTTAPILSPIYAICEGLAMGFISAVFETMYPGIAFQASFGTFGVLLTMIFVYKFRIIKVTEKFKTGLLIATGGIALLYLLTFILSFFGIYAPFIYEGGIIGIGFSLLVIGVASLNLLLDFDFIEKGAEYGLPKHMEWYGAFGILVTVVWVYLEILRLLAKLRQNE; this comes from the coding sequence ATGAAAAGTTCTAATCCAGTTTTCGGAGCTCACGCAATGGAACGTTATAGACAACTTGCAGGTAGTACTTCAAGCATGCCTATAACTGAGCAAATGACAATAAACGGTTCAATAAACAAAATATTTATATTAACGATATTTTTAATAGGTTCTGCAGTAATTTCTTGGACATTATACGCGTCACAACCTGGTTTTGCAGGTTTGCTGGGCATGGGCGGAATTATTGTAGGTTTTATTTTGGCCTTAATCATATCTTTTAAAAATACGACAGCCCCAATACTTTCACCAATATACGCAATATGTGAAGGTTTAGCAATGGGTTTTATTTCAGCAGTATTTGAAACAATGTACCCAGGAATAGCTTTCCAAGCAAGTTTTGGTACCTTCGGCGTGCTATTAACAATGATATTTGTTTATAAATTTAGAATAATAAAAGTAACTGAAAAATTTAAAACAGGTTTATTAATAGCAACTGGTGGTATTGCTTTATTATACCTTTTAACTTTTATATTAAGCTTCTTTGGAATATACGCCCCATTTATTTATGAAGGGGGAATAATAGGTATTGGATTTAGCTTACTTGTAATAGGTGTAGCTTCATTAAACTTACTATTAGATTTTGATTTCATTGAAAAAGGTGCAGAATACGGTCTTCCAAAGCATATGGAATGGTATGGAGCATTTGGAATTTTAGTAACCGTTGTATGGGTTTACTTGGAAATCTTAAGATTATTGGCAAAATTAAGACAAAATGAATAA
- a CDS encoding DEAD/DEAH box helicase family protein, which yields MKNYKQYKKTDKKQLVNHIGVLLTSIANFRSKIVLGIADGSIKELKKDLTKSAKNMNFFEVRYLVELDKQYQKPNNRNSWAYCEFMEIPDFNSSINIANTAETISNKIYEKEQQIKQRIGSKARITTVSIGIAPRQEKKGTSKSSTAWSYIPIDFDIDEWKDKEPSKEEMNQKIKDIFNTLPDDYTKPHLIVFTGGGLRFIYYIDRPISRLELPIFSKIAEDIGNGADSAMYDIARVDRLPGTKNRKEKYGTERNCKILFIKNSLVPITPEVFIFKFGVENKEYISTVKESSETTESFELINKLKKANIKIKDFKSLSKKEYKFTKFIQTKLTEKYNKDWIIELFNYLKIGYKSNGKYISIYSIYYNDGNNPDCTIYPNQAHNAVAVDWHNNSLRTNIVAYLWGGFKDKILEFIKLKGISNNLGDYVSAEEYLIELLNKNKEASTIKCNKYLSYDVLQTAVNKSIKTKESVILQAETGRGKTYNITNNIDKLTNDYKDKTIVLLFPYRTQVKQTQSNLLNKGIRVPAYYEGSKAKHRTANDTRLIIGTYNQLFNIMDDIKFESIKFEKTSKGTYERVQIRDDDDVILIVDESHNMILQKDLRRDEINKIENYSEKVHASVYLTATPELVNLQNRKIVKAEFNDNKKYFKNTYVVESDIGHLANYNVINFCKYITTAFNRDCKKSLVLVDSKKEIEVIKELLNIYNFNSPIYEITRESVETDEAAQMIIKQERIPDGLILATRVIAEGINIKNGSEKEESVQMNIKDKVDIVAVLKTSSATIMRQFLARVRNGGNTCIIYSQAGHQHNILKYNKMLEIAKEDLSLFNEYLMTEYNGELMNKDMEFKYTNMINQLQVLKWKDGEYIVDESKIASLVNRKLERQIVADSSLLKTYFEATTNSEWKIIPHLDIEGTDVSDIIETRKFVKELNEFEVLKVVEIINDNFEAVDTASLHHKYDMFTETEKYLVMKHIKICKRVISYLKLHNEYPELSKLLMGKDASTEEIAEAVSSCAPAKWGSINKRINIAYNIVKGLKNNIKDVKGYKRIFESKVLIKIFKLGNKLNNKKINIKSIINIVKRDLGIKLKFEEIKNILSSIYTYNSSELKTKRENATIQVFGIDNLLNSFVKIFNGNIKIDLDKAIINKAKGGISTTELLEYVTEVLKYPIDTYEQVIKKLKIVGDLFEPRKGFFISE from the coding sequence ATGAAAAACTATAAACAATACAAAAAAACTGATAAGAAGCAATTAGTTAACCATATCGGTGTATTATTAACTTCAATTGCTAATTTTAGAAGTAAAATAGTATTGGGCATAGCTGACGGTTCAATCAAAGAACTTAAAAAAGATTTAACCAAATCTGCAAAGAATATGAACTTTTTTGAAGTAAGATATTTGGTAGAATTAGATAAGCAATATCAAAAGCCAAATAATAGAAATTCTTGGGCATACTGTGAATTTATGGAAATCCCAGATTTTAACAGCAGTATTAACATCGCAAATACTGCCGAAACCATTTCAAACAAAATTTACGAAAAAGAACAACAAATAAAACAACGAATAGGTTCAAAAGCAAGAATAACAACTGTATCAATAGGCATAGCTCCAAGACAAGAAAAGAAAGGTACTTCTAAATCATCAACCGCTTGGTCATACATTCCAATTGATTTTGATATCGATGAATGGAAAGACAAAGAACCATCAAAGGAAGAAATGAACCAAAAAATAAAAGATATCTTTAATACCTTGCCTGATGATTATACAAAACCGCATTTAATAGTTTTTACAGGTGGCGGTTTAAGATTTATCTACTACATCGACAGACCTATATCAAGATTAGAACTTCCAATCTTCTCAAAAATTGCTGAAGATATCGGAAACGGTGCAGACTCTGCAATGTACGATATAGCAAGAGTCGACAGACTCCCTGGAACCAAGAACAGAAAAGAAAAATACGGAACTGAAAGAAACTGTAAAATTTTATTTATAAAAAATAGTTTAGTTCCAATTACGCCTGAAGTATTTATATTTAAATTTGGAGTCGAAAATAAAGAATATATATCAACCGTAAAGGAATCCAGCGAGACAACCGAGTCATTTGAGTTAATTAACAAATTAAAAAAAGCTAATATTAAAATAAAAGATTTTAAATCTTTATCGAAAAAAGAATATAAATTTACAAAATTTATTCAAACAAAGCTTACTGAGAAGTATAACAAAGATTGGATAATTGAATTATTCAATTATTTAAAAATTGGTTACAAATCAAATGGTAAATACATCAGTATATACTCCATATATTACAACGATGGAAACAACCCAGATTGTACAATATACCCGAACCAAGCACATAACGCTGTAGCGGTTGACTGGCACAACAACAGTTTAAGAACCAACATTGTAGCATACTTATGGGGCGGTTTCAAAGATAAAATTTTAGAATTTATAAAATTAAAAGGAATTTCAAATAACTTAGGCGATTACGTATCTGCAGAAGAATATTTAATTGAATTATTAAATAAAAATAAAGAAGCAAGTACAATAAAGTGTAACAAATACCTTTCATACGATGTATTGCAAACTGCAGTAAATAAATCTATAAAAACCAAAGAAAGTGTAATCCTACAAGCTGAAACAGGGCGAGGAAAAACATACAATATCACAAATAACATTGATAAACTTACCAATGATTATAAAGATAAAACAATAGTGCTATTGTTCCCTTACAGAACCCAAGTAAAGCAAACACAAAGCAATTTACTAAATAAAGGAATTAGAGTTCCAGCATACTATGAAGGCAGTAAAGCAAAGCATAGAACCGCAAATGATACAAGATTAATCATAGGAACCTACAACCAATTATTTAACATCATGGACGATATCAAGTTTGAAAGTATCAAATTTGAGAAAACCAGCAAAGGAACATACGAAAGAGTACAAATAAGAGACGATGACGATGTAATATTAATCGTTGACGAATCTCACAATATGATACTTCAAAAGGACCTTAGAAGAGACGAAATTAATAAAATAGAAAATTATTCTGAAAAAGTTCACGCTTCAGTATATTTAACTGCAACGCCTGAACTTGTAAACCTTCAGAATAGAAAAATTGTAAAAGCTGAATTCAACGATAATAAAAAATATTTTAAAAATACTTACGTTGTTGAATCAGATATTGGACATTTAGCGAATTATAATGTTATTAATTTCTGTAAATACATCACAACGGCATTCAATAGGGATTGTAAAAAGTCATTGGTGTTAGTTGACTCTAAAAAAGAGATTGAAGTGATTAAAGAATTATTAAATATTTATAATTTTAATTCACCAATTTATGAAATTACAAGAGAATCCGTTGAGACCGATGAAGCTGCACAAATGATTATAAAACAAGAAAGAATTCCCGATGGTTTAATATTGGCAACAAGAGTCATTGCTGAAGGAATTAATATTAAAAATGGTTCTGAAAAAGAAGAATCAGTTCAAATGAATATTAAAGATAAAGTTGACATCGTTGCAGTACTTAAAACTTCATCCGCTACCATAATGAGACAGTTTTTAGCAAGAGTTAGAAACGGCGGTAATACTTGTATCATATATTCACAAGCAGGTCACCAGCATAATATATTAAAATATAATAAAATGTTGGAGATTGCAAAAGAAGATTTATCATTATTTAATGAATATTTAATGACTGAATACAACGGCGAATTAATGAATAAAGATATGGAATTTAAATATACAAATATGATAAATCAGTTGCAAGTTTTAAAGTGGAAAGATGGCGAATATATCGTTGACGAATCTAAAATAGCGAGTCTTGTCAACAGAAAATTAGAAAGACAAATTGTAGCAGATTCAAGTTTATTAAAAACTTACTTTGAAGCAACAACCAATTCAGAATGGAAAATAATTCCGCATTTGGATATTGAAGGAACCGATGTTTCAGACATTATTGAAACAAGAAAATTTGTAAAAGAATTAAATGAATTTGAAGTTTTAAAAGTTGTAGAAATAATAAATGATAACTTTGAAGCTGTAGACACCGCCTCATTACATCATAAATATGATATGTTTACTGAAACTGAGAAATACCTCGTTATGAAGCACATAAAAATATGTAAACGTGTAATAAGCTACTTAAAACTACATAATGAATACCCTGAACTCTCAAAATTATTAATGGGTAAAGATGCAAGTACTGAAGAAATTGCTGAAGCGGTTTCAAGTTGTGCACCTGCCAAATGGGGTTCAATCAATAAAAGAATAAATATCGCATATAACATTGTTAAAGGACTTAAAAATAATATAAAAGATGTTAAAGGCTATAAAAGAATATTTGAGTCAAAAGTATTGATTAAGATATTCAAGTTAGGCAATAAATTAAACAATAAAAAAATAAACATCAAAAGCATCATTAACATCGTTAAAAGAGATTTAGGTATTAAGCTTAAATTTGAAGAAATAAAAAATATATTATCATCAATATACACTTATAACTCCTCAGAGTTAAAAACAAAGCGAGAAAATGCAACTATTCAAGTATTCGGAATAGATAACCTATTGAATAGTTTTGTAAAAATATTCAATGGTAATATAAAAATAGACTTAGATAAAGCAATCATCAATAAAGCTAAAGGTGGAATCTCAACAACGGAGTTGTTGGAATACGTTACTGAAGTTTTAAAATATCCAATAGATACCTATGAACAAGTCATAAAAAAGTTAAAGATTGTCGGTGATTTGTTCGAACCACGAAAAGGGTTCTTCATTAGCGAATAA